One Novipirellula artificiosorum DNA segment encodes these proteins:
- a CDS encoding integrase core domain-containing protein, protein MRMEDEGLECTYMMRDRDKKYTDSFDGVFKSANCKIKKTPIRPPNPQAHIERVIQTIKHEVLNAFCVVSNAHLDHLLKETAIWNNTERCHSARGHLPPVRDGDPLATVKFRKEDVVCKDRLGGHVKSYSRLAA, encoded by the coding sequence ATGCGGATGGAAGACGAGGGATTGGAGTGCACGTACATGATGCGCGATCGCGATAAGAAGTACACCGATTCGTTTGATGGCGTTTTCAAGTCAGCAAATTGCAAGATCAAGAAGACCCCAATTCGCCCACCGAACCCGCAGGCTCACATCGAGAGAGTCATCCAGACGATCAAGCACGAGGTACTCAACGCATTTTGCGTTGTATCCAACGCGCACCTCGATCATCTACTGAAAGAAACGGCCATCTGGAACAACACCGAGCGTTGTCACAGTGCCCGGGGCCATTTGCCTCCGGTGCGTGATGGTGATCCGTTGGCAACGGTTAAGTTCCGTAAGGAAGACGTGGTTTGTAAAGATCGTCTGGGTGGGCACGTGAAATCGTATAGTCGGCTGGCTGCTTGA
- a CDS encoding ABC transporter ATP-binding protein — protein sequence MTSIADPTSDQANRRPASDYAFRVEDIYRTYFLKGETVHALRGVSFNVLQGEYIAIMGPSGSGKSTLLNVLGCLDRPTSGKYLLAGDDVSTISDYQLSKIRGRRIGFVFQSYNLLQQLNVLDNIKVPLQYQGLIGKDANTKCRELAHQVGLGDRLFHKPTELSGGQQQRVAIARSLVNDPYFVLADEATGNLDSKTTEEVLDLFEKLNESGKTIVMITHEDEVSARAKRVIRLRDGLIESDERNVQ from the coding sequence ATGACAAGCATTGCTGATCCAACCAGTGACCAGGCCAATCGCCGCCCAGCAAGCGACTATGCGTTTCGAGTGGAGGACATCTATCGAACGTATTTTCTCAAGGGAGAAACCGTCCACGCGTTGCGAGGCGTTTCGTTCAATGTGCTCCAAGGTGAATACATCGCGATCATGGGACCATCAGGATCGGGGAAAAGCACGTTGCTCAATGTGCTCGGATGCCTCGATCGACCGACGAGCGGCAAATACCTACTCGCCGGCGATGATGTGTCAACCATCAGTGACTATCAGCTGTCGAAAATCCGTGGTCGGCGAATCGGGTTCGTCTTTCAATCTTACAATCTTCTGCAGCAGCTCAACGTGTTGGATAATATTAAGGTGCCGCTGCAATACCAGGGTTTGATCGGCAAGGACGCGAACACAAAATGCCGCGAGCTTGCTCATCAGGTTGGCCTGGGTGACCGGTTGTTTCACAAACCAACTGAATTATCCGGGGGTCAGCAACAGCGAGTGGCGATCGCTAGGAGTCTCGTTAACGACCCCTACTTTGTTTTGGCTGACGAAGCGACTGGAAACCTGGATTCCAAAACAACGGAAGAAGTCCTGGACCTTTTCGAGAAGCTTAATGAAAGCGGTAAGACGATCGTCATGATCACGCATGAAGATGAAGTTTCTGCCCGCGCAAAACGGGTGATTCGATTGCGTGATGGCCTGATCGAGTCCGACGAACGGAATGTCCAATGA
- a CDS encoding ABC transporter permease: MISQFFQTVDLGIKSLLVQKLRAGLAALGIFIGTSTVIWLVAMGEGVSYRAQQQILELGAKNIIVRTVQPNDSGDEDANSRVKTYGLLRSDYQRIVENIPNIRRTIPMRELKFELRLDDRSADAKLVGCSEDYLELNRLQIARGRWLSPRDRGKKVIVLADETAKRLFPFENPIGRAIWVGSEFYTVIGQTKDRTASAAIGGSLDSRDYNLDAYIPLQTLRQRVGDLVMKRVGGGLGFNFTGENVELSQITVEVNHIEEVDETAQIIETLLRKYHEKQDYAVVVPRELLRQAERTRTMFNVLLVVIAGISLLVGGIGIMNIMLATVTERTREIGVRRALGATRSDIIGQFLIETVVLTASGGIAGVLFGLSVGPVFRLIKRVIMTISPESLPPIVNSLEPRIAMWSVVLSLGISLGVGVLFGVYPARKAAYLDPIEALRHE; the protein is encoded by the coding sequence TTGATTTCGCAGTTCTTTCAGACCGTTGACCTTGGCATCAAGAGTCTGCTCGTCCAAAAGCTTCGAGCGGGATTGGCCGCGCTAGGAATCTTTATCGGCACTTCGACGGTCATCTGGCTCGTTGCGATGGGCGAAGGGGTCAGCTATCGCGCCCAGCAACAGATTCTTGAATTGGGTGCCAAAAACATCATCGTTCGCACCGTCCAACCAAACGATAGCGGCGACGAAGACGCGAATAGTCGAGTCAAAACCTACGGCTTATTGCGATCTGACTATCAGCGGATCGTCGAGAACATTCCAAACATTCGCCGAACGATTCCAATGCGCGAACTGAAATTTGAACTTCGGCTTGATGATCGATCCGCCGACGCGAAACTGGTTGGATGTTCCGAGGATTATTTGGAACTGAACCGACTACAAATTGCCCGCGGTCGCTGGCTGTCCCCACGCGATCGAGGCAAGAAAGTCATTGTATTGGCCGACGAAACAGCCAAGCGATTGTTTCCGTTCGAGAACCCAATCGGCCGCGCCATCTGGGTCGGCAGCGAGTTCTATACCGTCATCGGCCAAACGAAGGACCGCACCGCATCGGCAGCGATCGGCGGCAGTCTCGACTCGCGTGATTACAACTTGGACGCTTATATCCCACTTCAAACACTCCGCCAGCGCGTCGGTGATCTTGTGATGAAACGCGTCGGGGGCGGTCTGGGGTTCAACTTCACCGGAGAGAATGTCGAACTGAGTCAGATCACGGTCGAAGTAAACCATATCGAGGAAGTTGACGAGACCGCACAAATCATCGAAACACTGCTCCGGAAATACCACGAGAAACAAGACTATGCCGTCGTCGTCCCTCGAGAATTGCTACGGCAAGCCGAGCGCACCCGCACCATGTTCAACGTGCTGTTGGTCGTGATCGCCGGCATCTCACTGTTGGTCGGCGGGATCGGCATCATGAACATCATGCTGGCAACCGTCACGGAACGAACTCGCGAAATTGGTGTTCGCCGAGCACTCGGTGCAACGCGAAGCGACATTATCGGTCAGTTCTTGATCGAAACCGTCGTGCTAACGGCCAGCGGAGGAATCGCGGGTGTCTTGTTCGGATTGTCTGTTGGCCCAGTGTTTCGGCTGATCAAGCGAGTCATCATGACCATTTCGCCCGAGTCACTGCCGCCAATCGTCAACTCGCTTGAGCCTCGGATTGCGATGTGGTCCGTCGTTCTGTCGCTCGGCATTTCGCTGGGAGTTGGGGTTCTGTTTGGCGTCTATCCGGCCAGGAAAGCAGCCTACCTCGATCCGATTGAAGCCCTGCGCCATGAATGA
- a CDS encoding efflux RND transporter periplasmic adaptor subunit has product MNVESNSSKLTIFVKIAATVAMLGGLCLAAVALAGRFRKDEVRNAMTHVVSRGNLLVTVTQQGTLESAENLEIKSKVRGYNAVLWIVDSGTIVDEGDVLVRLDALFIQEQVDERTKYSNWSQSAADDSAARVARARIAVEEYDQGRFQSELLTLEKDVAIARAALQNARERIRHIGVMADSGYLSELEVEEIQFAVKQAVLHVQLKQTQLEVLKNFTHKEQLQTLKGELASVEATHKANVERVMADNSRRDRAVEELQYCVVKAPRSGLVIHPDAAQWETAPIAEGTNVHQNQVLLLMPELNQMQVKVGVHESAVKRVKSGQSATVELPTRTLQGVVTEVASITKPAGWWTGNQVRYDTIVSLPPVDGLRPGTSAEAQIEVARYESVLLIPVASIAEQNDRSYCWMQTPEGPVRREIKAGDSNDVFTIVTQGLQEGDEVLLNPYAYEAPVVEESDGETPVGNPNGGLST; this is encoded by the coding sequence ATGAATGTTGAATCGAATTCATCAAAGCTCACGATATTTGTTAAAATCGCTGCCACAGTAGCGATGCTGGGTGGGTTGTGCTTGGCTGCGGTCGCTTTGGCTGGACGCTTTCGCAAGGACGAAGTTCGCAATGCCATGACGCATGTCGTCTCGCGCGGTAACTTGTTGGTCACGGTCACGCAGCAAGGGACGCTCGAAAGCGCGGAGAACCTGGAGATCAAATCAAAGGTTCGCGGATACAACGCGGTGCTGTGGATCGTCGACAGCGGAACTATTGTGGACGAAGGTGATGTACTCGTTCGCTTAGACGCCTTGTTTATCCAAGAGCAAGTCGACGAGAGGACCAAGTATTCGAACTGGTCGCAATCCGCTGCGGATGATTCTGCTGCTCGAGTGGCACGAGCTCGCATCGCCGTCGAAGAATACGACCAGGGAAGATTTCAGTCAGAATTGCTGACCCTCGAGAAGGACGTCGCAATCGCAAGAGCAGCTCTGCAAAATGCCCGCGAAAGGATAAGACATATCGGTGTCATGGCGGATAGCGGCTACCTGAGCGAACTGGAGGTCGAAGAGATACAGTTTGCCGTCAAACAGGCAGTGCTGCATGTGCAATTGAAACAAACCCAATTGGAAGTGCTTAAGAACTTCACGCACAAGGAACAACTGCAAACCCTCAAGGGAGAATTGGCGTCCGTCGAAGCAACTCACAAAGCCAACGTTGAACGTGTCATGGCGGACAATTCTCGCCGAGACCGCGCGGTCGAAGAGTTGCAGTACTGTGTCGTCAAAGCACCACGCAGTGGCTTGGTAATCCACCCCGATGCTGCCCAGTGGGAGACAGCACCGATCGCCGAAGGCACGAATGTCCACCAGAATCAAGTTTTGTTGCTGATGCCGGAATTGAATCAGATGCAGGTCAAAGTGGGCGTTCATGAGTCAGCTGTCAAGCGAGTCAAATCGGGACAATCAGCCACTGTCGAACTCCCGACGCGAACGCTGCAAGGAGTTGTCACCGAAGTCGCGTCGATCACTAAACCTGCGGGCTGGTGGACCGGCAATCAAGTGCGTTACGACACCATCGTTTCCCTACCGCCGGTCGATGGGCTCCGGCCCGGCACGAGTGCCGAAGCTCAAATCGAGGTTGCTCGGTACGAGAGCGTCTTGCTGATTCCCGTTGCTTCGATCGCTGAGCAAAATGATCGGAGCTACTGTTGGATGCAGACCCCCGAAGGCCCTGTGCGTCGTGAAATCAAAGCAGGCGACAGCAACGATGTCTTCACCATCGTCACGCAGGGATTGCAAGAGGGTGACGAAGTGCTGTTGAACCCGTATGCATACGAAGCTCCAGTCGTTGAGGAATCTGATGGTGAAACGCCAGTGGGGAATCCAAATGGGGGCTTGTCCACTTGA
- a CDS encoding efflux RND transporter periplasmic adaptor subunit — protein sequence MKIAGLLLLLVASLGATAAALLPRTQQVTTVDPSFLHTTMRGDLTVAVTELGTLESSNNTEIKCRVRGNNTVTFVVESGTEAKAGELLVQLDTLAIEEEISNRTKFFHLAESQVARSGADVERAKIAVLEYSEGRFVSELAALQKNLAVAESRLLNAKNRLQHSEMLSRSEYASDLDLEEKEFTLSQAELTAKLSKTQIDVLKNFTKKEELIRLQGELSAAEATHKANVETALADKKRLERAQEELAFCTIRAERAGLVIYPTGEEWKDTPEIEEGATVRKDQTLLLMPDLAQMQVKVGVHESVVKRIQAGMTANVTLNRESIPAEVTFVASVAKPASWWTGNVVKYDAIVSLPSKVGMRPGMSAEVEIVMAKHEDVVVVPVAACIETQNGFACWVQQGFGAQRRSLDVGDSSNMFLWVRDGVNTGEQVILDPLANVPEAQEEAARIIENEDSIL from the coding sequence ATGAAGATCGCCGGTTTGCTGTTGCTGCTCGTTGCGTCGTTGGGAGCTACGGCCGCCGCATTGTTGCCTAGGACCCAACAGGTGACGACGGTCGACCCGAGCTTTCTACACACCACAATGCGTGGGGATTTGACGGTTGCCGTGACAGAATTGGGGACTTTAGAAAGTTCCAACAACACCGAAATCAAATGCCGTGTTCGTGGCAACAACACCGTTACCTTTGTGGTCGAAAGCGGAACCGAGGCGAAAGCCGGTGAGCTTCTGGTGCAGCTCGACACCCTCGCCATCGAAGAAGAGATCAGCAACCGCACGAAGTTCTTTCACTTGGCGGAGTCGCAGGTTGCCAGATCGGGCGCGGACGTCGAGCGAGCCAAGATTGCAGTACTCGAATACTCCGAGGGGCGATTCGTTTCGGAGCTGGCGGCTTTGCAAAAGAACCTTGCCGTCGCGGAATCCAGATTGCTGAACGCAAAGAATCGTTTGCAACACTCGGAAATGCTATCTCGCAGCGAGTACGCCAGCGACTTAGATCTGGAGGAGAAAGAGTTCACGCTCTCTCAAGCCGAATTGACCGCCAAGTTGAGCAAAACGCAAATCGACGTTCTCAAGAATTTCACAAAGAAGGAAGAATTGATCCGGCTCCAAGGCGAATTAAGTGCTGCCGAAGCGACTCACAAAGCGAACGTCGAAACAGCCCTGGCGGACAAGAAGCGATTGGAGCGTGCCCAAGAAGAATTGGCGTTCTGTACTATTCGTGCCGAGCGTGCGGGACTGGTCATTTATCCAACTGGAGAAGAGTGGAAGGACACTCCGGAGATCGAAGAGGGAGCGACGGTTCGCAAGGATCAAACGCTGCTGTTGATGCCTGACTTGGCTCAGATGCAGGTGAAAGTCGGAGTTCACGAATCGGTCGTCAAACGCATCCAGGCAGGCATGACGGCCAACGTTACCTTGAATCGCGAATCGATTCCGGCGGAGGTCACCTTTGTCGCATCGGTGGCGAAACCGGCCTCTTGGTGGACGGGGAACGTCGTCAAATATGATGCGATCGTCTCGCTGCCATCCAAAGTCGGAATGCGGCCGGGAATGAGCGCCGAAGTCGAAATCGTGATGGCCAAGCACGAAGATGTGGTCGTCGTTCCCGTAGCGGCGTGCATTGAGACTCAGAACGGATTTGCGTGCTGGGTCCAACAAGGCTTCGGTGCGCAGCGGCGTTCGCTCGACGTTGGCGACAGCAGCAATATGTTCTTATGGGTTCGTGACGGTGTGAACACGGGCGAACAAGTCATTCTCGATCCGCTCGCCAATGTCCCCGAAGCGCAAGAGGAAGCCGCCAGAATAATCGAGAATGAGGACTCAATCCTGTAG
- a CDS encoding efflux RND transporter periplasmic adaptor subunit, producing the protein MPDPALPIPDVPATATPKSAERLFVRIFLIVGVLAIVGGAAAVGFSPGVTADSMPLLSHTISRGKLTVSVTEQGTLESSNNTEIKCKVRGFSLVTYVVPAGTVVEVGQELVRLDTKVIEEQHSLTKTNTFIAEATLAQSQANVEKAEISIEAYEKGRFRSQLQALEKDLAAHKRNLQTARKMYQRSESLFRQGYVTQLQVEGDAFTVTQAELELKVKETEIKVLKEFTRKMQLETLSGNKTASESKLAADQAGLAMEIKRRDRAAQELEDCVIRAEKSGLVIYPSAASWKSTPDITEGASVRKDQVLLLMPDLTQMQVKLGVHESVIERVRPGLKAVVTLPDRTLQATVSEVATVTRPAGWWTGNVVKYDTIIELPDDEGLKPGMSAEVDIILAVHEDVLTIPVAAVVETEDGTFCWVKSESGPQKRLIELGDSNDVFIEIVAGLKEGDEVILNPTALISEAEEDARTTLSKRQAKTAQHPTTSNDESQDRETTEVQETGS; encoded by the coding sequence ATGCCCGACCCTGCCTTGCCAATACCAGACGTTCCAGCCACAGCAACCCCGAAATCTGCCGAGCGATTGTTTGTGCGGATCTTCCTCATTGTTGGTGTGCTTGCGATCGTTGGGGGTGCCGCTGCAGTTGGGTTTTCGCCGGGTGTGACCGCAGACAGCATGCCGCTGCTTTCCCACACAATCTCGCGTGGGAAGTTGACCGTATCGGTGACCGAGCAAGGTACGCTCGAAAGCTCCAACAACACCGAAATCAAGTGCAAAGTTCGTGGCTTCTCTCTGGTAACCTACGTCGTACCGGCGGGCACCGTCGTCGAAGTCGGCCAGGAGTTGGTGCGTCTGGATACCAAGGTCATCGAAGAGCAGCACAGTCTGACCAAGACGAATACATTCATCGCTGAAGCCACCTTGGCCCAGTCGCAAGCCAACGTGGAAAAGGCGGAGATTTCCATCGAAGCCTACGAGAAAGGCAGGTTTCGTTCGCAGTTGCAAGCCCTCGAAAAAGATCTCGCGGCGCACAAGCGAAATCTTCAAACCGCTCGCAAGATGTACCAGCGTTCCGAGTCGCTTTTCCGACAAGGCTACGTGACGCAGCTGCAAGTCGAAGGCGACGCGTTCACGGTGACTCAGGCTGAGTTGGAGTTGAAGGTCAAAGAGACCGAGATCAAGGTCTTGAAAGAGTTCACTCGTAAGATGCAGCTTGAAACGCTCAGTGGCAACAAGACCGCAAGCGAATCAAAGCTCGCCGCCGACCAGGCTGGACTTGCGATGGAGATCAAACGACGCGACCGTGCCGCACAGGAGCTCGAAGACTGTGTGATCCGGGCCGAAAAAAGTGGGCTGGTGATCTACCCGTCCGCCGCGTCATGGAAATCCACTCCGGACATTACCGAGGGTGCGTCGGTGCGGAAGGATCAAGTCCTGTTGCTGATGCCCGACCTGACCCAGATGCAGGTCAAACTAGGAGTGCATGAATCCGTCATCGAACGTGTTCGCCCTGGACTGAAAGCCGTCGTGACCTTGCCAGATCGAACTCTGCAGGCAACCGTCTCGGAAGTCGCCACCGTCACGCGGCCCGCCGGATGGTGGACCGGCAATGTGGTCAAGTATGACACGATCATCGAATTGCCTGACGACGAGGGCCTCAAGCCTGGCATGAGTGCGGAGGTCGACATCATCCTGGCGGTTCACGAAGACGTGCTGACGATTCCGGTCGCGGCTGTCGTCGAGACGGAAGACGGAACTTTCTGCTGGGTGAAGTCTGAATCTGGTCCACAGAAGCGATTGATCGAACTGGGCGACAGCAACGACGTCTTTATTGAGATCGTCGCGGGGCTGAAGGAAGGTGACGAGGTCATTTTGAATCCCACGGCGTTGATCAGCGAGGCCGAAGAAGACGCTCGAACAACACTCTCGAAGCGGCAAGCTAAAACGGCTCAGCATCCGACGACCAGCAATGATGAGAGTCAAGACAGAGAGACGACTGAAGTACAGGAGACCGGTTCATGA